CAGAAAGTCGTGGTGCACACTCTCGTTTCGATTACCCAGAGCGTGATGATGAAAACTGGTTGTGTCATTCGATTTACAACCCAGAGTCTGAGTCTATGAGTAAGCGTGAAGTAAACTACGCGCCCAAGACTCGTGAAGCATTCCCACCGAAAGCACGTACATACTAGGAGCTAAGCGATGGCAACTTTAGAATTATCTGTTTATCGTTATAATCCTGATGAAGATGCAGCACCACGCATGCAAGACTACTCTCTAGAAGTAGAGGAAGGTCGTGACATGATGGTGTTAGATGCTCTTATGCAGTTGAAAGAGCAAGATCCATCTTTATCTTTCCGTCGTTCATGCCGTGAAGGGGTATGTGGTTCTGACGGTATTAATATGAATGGTAAAAACGGCCTTGCATGTATTACCCCGATTTCTGCACTGCAGAAAGGTGGCAAAGGCAAGATCGTCATTCGTCCATTACCAGGTCTTCCGGTGATCCGTGACTTAGTAATCGATATGAGCCAGTTCTATACGCAATACGAGAAGGTTAAGCCATTCTTGATCAACGACAAGCCAACCGGTGGTGAAGAGCGTCTTCAATCTATTGAAGAACGTGAAAAGCTAGATGGTCTGTACGAATGTATTCTTTGTGCATGTTGTTCAACGTCTTGTCCTTCTTTCTGGTGGAACCCAGATAAGTTCATCGGTCCTGCGGGTCTTCTACACGCTTATCGTTTCTTGGCAGATAGCCGTGATACAGCGACAGAAGAACGTCTTGCTGGTCTTGATGACGCGTTCAGCGTATTCCGCTGTCACAGTATTATGAACTGTGTTAGCGTATGTCCAAAAGGCCTTAATCCAACTAAGGCAATTGGACAAATTAAATCAATGTTGTTAAACCGTTCGGTATAACACATACTACTAGCTAAGATGGCAAGCAAAAGCTTGCCATCTTGTTTTCGTTTGAGTTTCTGCGCTAGATAAAAGGGCTAATAGATGCACGAAGGTGTGATGAAGGCATGGCTAGAATCTTCGCATTTGTACGGCGGTAACGTTGCGTACGTAGAAGATCTATATGAGGCGTATCTAGATGATGCAGCTTCAGTGCCAGAAGAGTGGCGAGAGGTGTTTGATCAACTACCTAAAGTTGATGGTGTGGATGTTGACACTAAACATTCAGAAGTAAGAGCGCAATTCGCGGAGCTTGCTAAAAACAAACACAGAGAAGTCGTGGTTTCTGCAGAGGGTTCTGCTGATGCCAAGCAAGTTAAAGTTCTGCAGTTAATTAATGCATTCCGTTTCAGAGGTCATCAGAACGCTAACCTAGATCCTTTAGGGATATGGGATAGAGAACGTGTTCGCGATCTTGACCCTGCTTTTCATGATTTAACCGATGCAGACTTAGATAAAGAATTTAATGTTGGCTCTTTTGCTTGTGGCAAAGAGACAATGAAACTCAAAGACTTGTACGCTGCGCTTAAAGCGACATACTGTGGCTCTATCGGTGCTGAGTACATGCACATCACGTCTACCGAAGAAAAACGTTGGTTACAACAGCGTTTGGAATCGTCCTTCTCGAAGCCACAATTCGACAAAGAAACCAAACTAAGAATCTACAAAGGTCTAACTGCTGCAGACGGCTTAGAAAAGTATTTGGGTGCAAAATTCCCGGGTGCTAAGCGTTTCTCTCTAGAAGGCGGTGATTCGCTTGTGCCTATGCTGAAAGAGCTTATCCACCGTGCCGGTGAAAGCGGTCAGCAAGAAGCAGTAATTGGTATGGCCCACCGT
The sequence above is a segment of the Pseudoalteromonas piscicida genome. Coding sequences within it:
- a CDS encoding succinate dehydrogenase iron-sulfur subunit, coding for MATLELSVYRYNPDEDAAPRMQDYSLEVEEGRDMMVLDALMQLKEQDPSLSFRRSCREGVCGSDGINMNGKNGLACITPISALQKGGKGKIVIRPLPGLPVIRDLVIDMSQFYTQYEKVKPFLINDKPTGGEERLQSIEEREKLDGLYECILCACCSTSCPSFWWNPDKFIGPAGLLHAYRFLADSRDTATEERLAGLDDAFSVFRCHSIMNCVSVCPKGLNPTKAIGQIKSMLLNRSV